The sequence CAAACGCTGATCCCTCAACTCCCTGATCCCTAACTCCCTGATTCCCTAACCTCCAGATCCCCCAAATCCTCAGTGCCCgaacccccaaccccccaaacccTGATCCCTCAACTCCCTGATCCCTGACCTCCTGGTCCCCCAAACCCCCGATCCCCAAACCCCCAATCCCCAAATTCCCTGATCCTCCAACGGCCCCGATCCCCAACCCCGCGACCCCCGGGCCCCCCAATCCCCTTCTCCACAGAAAATTCCCCCAACCCCCTTGctcccaaccccccctccccgaacgTCCCTCCCGCTTCcacttccccccccaacccctcttcgcctccccctctcctcctcccccccctccctccccatcccctctccccgcccGGTGGCGTcggggcggagcggcgcggcggggcggtgcGGGCAGCGCGGATCCTCCgccggcgcggagcggcgggggcagcggctcttttctttttttttttttttttttttttctgggggggctggggggtgggtgggggagtgggcaggagggaggcgaGCAGGGTCTCGGAGCCGGGTCGTGCCCGTCCCGCCTGcatgcggcggcggcggcggcggggcggccgggcgggatgaacggctcggcggcggcgggcggcggcgggacggcggcggcggggctgctgGCCGGTACCGGGAGCGCGGCGCTGGAGCTGGAACGGGCGCTGCGCTGCTGCACCGCCGCCTCCGTGGTGaccgacggcggcggcggcggcggcggcggggcggcggcggcggaggaacGGAGCCTGTACATCATGCGGGTGGTGCAGATCGCCGTCATGTGCGTCCTGGCCCTCACCGTGGTCTTCGGCATCTTCTTCCTCGGCTGCAACCTCCTCATCAAGTCCGAGGGGATGATCAACTTTCTGGTGAAGGACCGGCGGCCGTCCAAGGAGGTGGAGGCGGTGGTGGTGGGGCCCTACTgaccgcccccgccgcgccgcaccccgccgcgccgctccgcgccgctccgccgcccgccccgacGGCCCGGCACCGGGGGGAAGCCGAGCGGGGCCGGCCGCTCCCGGCGTGACTGCGCAACGGTCAGCCCTCCTTAAGACTGactgactgtatttttttttttttcgttggtttttcttggtttttgtcCTTAAAAACGACAGCAAACGAACGCCGCCATCCCGGAGGCCGGTGAGACgcgcgggggcggccgccggaGCCGCCCGTCCCGACCCACCCGCGGGGTGCCCAAGTAAAACGTGCTCTGATGGCAGCAGGTCTGGGGTTCCTTATTTCCTTCGCGGTAATAAATGCTTCCCCCTTTCCATCCCGGGGTCCCGCCGGTGGTTCCGAGGGGAGagggacgcggggggggggggggggggggggggggggtcgcggaCGGGCTTCCCCGCCGCGAATTCGCGGAGCTCGGGCTGAAGCGGACGCCCCGTGGCCCGTCCTCGCAGGTTTTTGCCTTGCAGCTGGGCTAAAACTCGCATTTTAGACTGCTTTTGGAGCCTGGGTGAACGCGGGACCCTCTTCCCGGAGAGCATCCCGGAGCGGGGCGGGATGTGCCCGGGGAACTCCCGCTCCTGCCCCGGCGATTCTGGCTTTGGCCAGGGAAATAACCCGGTACAGCCCATCCTATCCCCCTCGGTCCGGGTTTGACTCTGGAAAACCACTATTCATACTTTTTATGCACCCAACTGAAAGCCTCACCAACAGGTGACTTCTTAGGGTGGCATTTAAGGCAGGGAGAAATTCATGCTTGGGCAGGATTTTATTGTCATTATTCATCTGTTTCCTTCATAGGGATAACAGAGCATCTCTCTGAGAGAGGATTGCATAGCTGTTTATCATAGCCCCGGGGGCTCGCGCTGGTTGCCAGTGATAAATCAATGCACCCACATTTGCTGTAGGAGGAGCGGAACCGGCACAAACGTTTGCTGGGGACCCCAGCGGCGGGATGGGGGCAAAAAGGCTCAAAAAACCTGCCTGTGAGAAAAATGTATCTCCTGACACTCAAAAGTCCTGCACTGAGACTGTTAATTGTCGATATTTTTCATGCTGGTAAGAAGCGGGAGGTTTTTCAGAGCAGGGATGCAGACTTGGGgctggttggtttttcttttggtttatctTGAGCCGGTGTGAGGGTGGCAAAGGTACCGGCTGGTTATAGACATCTTTAGGAGATGTTATCAAAAGTTTCCGTTTTGATAGAGGGGGTGAAACTCTTAATTTACAAAACGCACCTGAGCTGGAAGGGGGATGAAATAAAGCTGAGACAACCACTTGGCCGCGGATAAACTTTTTGCAGGGAATGAGACAAACCAGGGTGTCTCGACGCAGTCCAGCGCCCTCAGACCAGCAGAAATCGCAGCTGTGTACTCACTCATCTACAGTTACGTCTGAGGGAAGGACAAAGAACAGATCTGCCTGTTCTCTGGGAAACAAATACGCTATGGACTTGGTCATTACCTCAAAATAAGTGTTACTAAGCCAAAGCATCAGCCAAAACATTGGTGAGAAATTTAACCCAAACTCCTTTCTTTACCCCTTAGTGCTGTAAATACATCGgataaagcagaattttaataTAATACAGTAAGAGGGAGAACTCCTAATACAGATGTTTCGGTCGTTACAAGGCATTTCCAACTTTTTAATTTGCATCACTTTGTGGTGTTGCAGATAACACGATCATTCCCGGAATCTGGCTTTGCGAGAAGCACACTGCGTGTTTGAACATTTTTTGAGAGCTAGATCCATTTGGCATTCTTTATTAATTGTAATGAAGACTCAAAGTATAATACATTTTGATTAACCTCTGCCAGAAGCCGCAGCTTTTTCCAACGCTGTCAGTCTCAGGCAGGGCAAGGTCCTGCTTCTGTAATAAAATTGCAGAATTTTCAACCTCAGCGCAAGAGCCTGTTGCCTCTCGCCTACGGACCCCCTACAGGGTGAGAGCCCCGACCCTGATAAAGTACTTGTGACTCTTTGATCCCTACAAAGATCCCACATTTTAGGCAGGGAATAGTTGGGGAAAAGGGTTTTCCCTACTCGGTGATGCAGAGATGCTCCGACACACTCAGTCCATCAGCTTTACTCGGGCCCCCGTCTCGGCACCGTGGGGACTTTGGGACTTGGCACGGAGAACAGAAGGAGACCTGGGATGTTTATGATCCATTGGTTGGTGGGAGGATGACGGCACAGGGAAGAAGGACCTCTTGGACACCAAGAGCTCCGGTGTCCCCCTCACCCCCGTGTTGTACGGGGGACGGAGGAGCTCACTTCCATCACACCGGAGCAGTGTTTGGGGCAGGTATCTCCTACCCATCCCCAGGCGCCATGGACACCTCCCTGATTTATATTGCCCAGTCTTCCTGCCCAGACCATACCTTTGTCCCTTCCAGACGTGTAAAGCCACGGCCTGCATGTTGGAGGGGCAGGAACCTCACAATGAACGTAGGTCACTGCACACATCATTTGAGGGACATTCTCGCCCAGGAAGCTGCTTGAAGACCAGGCAGGAGAGTCTGGGGTGTCAACAGGTAAAGCCCCATCAGCTCCTAGAACACTCAGGGACAAAACGTACCTCATTGCAGTGCTGAGGTGTCAGGAAATGAGTGTATTTGGGATAAAACCAGTGCAGGAACCCAAAGGAAGGCTTCACCACCTTGTAGTTGGCTGGAAGATAGTACAAACTGCTGACTTGCTTCTTTGTGCTTGTCCCTTGTTTGTTCATCTTAAATGGTAGAATACGTTCAATTTTACCACCAGAACTCAAGGGGCCTTTCATTGATACGCATTCCCATTTCTCCATAATGTTTCCATCCATGACATTCCCAGGGGAGCAGAAGACAATGAGATTGACCTAGTAGCTCGGTCCAGCTCTCAGTTGTTGTGCAAGATGTGAGCTCCTACAGGGGAAATTCCCAGTTTGTGAGGAAATCCAGCCCCTTGCGATGCTCGGTGACCTCTGGTGGGGGTAGGATTTTGCAGCAGGACCTCTCCCCACAGCCTCTCAATGGCTCTTTTGGAGAGAACAGTGCCCAAAAAGTCCATAGAGCGGCAACCAGAGCAAGTCCCTAATGTGGCACTATTCACAGTTCTTCTTGagtgctaaaataaaaaaaatctcacttttctcAAGCCGAGGTTGAAGTAGTCTCACCTTAGGCTGCCTGCATAGCTAATTACTGTCTACAAACTAATCACGTAGTGGTTCTTGCCTTGAGTTACAAGAGCAGCGCCCACGCGGCAGAGCTTCAGGCCACTGTGTTCAGCCTTGGCTTCCAGCGTGGAAAACACCGGAGCCGGGGCTCCTTCTGGGCAGAAATACCCACCACAGATATCCTGCCAAACAgcgcctgctctccctgctgcctcccagcccctcttccctttcctcccagtTTGCCAGGAACACCAGACAACAGATTTCACCCTTTTGGCCCAAAACTCGTGCTAATCCTCCGGGTCAAAAAAATCAAGAGGCATCTTAATCACTTCCCAGACACCTGCTGaagtggtttttggtttgggtttgttttttttttttccaatattttaaatGGAATACACTTATTAAAAACACTCCGGCGACTGCTATTGCTTTTAGATCACCCTGTGGATGTACTCAGGCTAAATTTGTCGAGATGGCTGTACAATTTTAATTGTATGCTTGCCACATCTTTTGGGTAATAATAATCAAGCACTGTCTGAAATAGGAGGGAGAGATGCACTCTGGCGGTTCAGACGTACGCAGGTGCCGGGCTTTATTCCAGTTCCGTATTCAGGCAAAATTCACATCAATTTTCAAAGGGGTTTAGCTTTAATAAGATCCCGCTGCtcatttgcagtttaaaaaaaaataggaaactttGCCGTGAGTGACAGGCAGAGCACACATTACGGCTTTACGGTTTGCCTTTATTATCACTTAAAGTAGCCGTGGAACACTCCGGGGTCACACAGCACCCCCAGCACCGGGTGCTCACCTCGGGCTGGGAACCCTCAACAGGAgtgtttcctaaaaaaaaaaaaaaaataaaaatctccatatTCAGCTCGGCACCCTGTTTTAACATGCAGCCCCAGCTGCACTGAAGCccatattaattattattaaagaaTGAGTCATTAAAAGCGCCCCTCCTCTCTCGACAGCTCAGCTCGTGGGCATGAATGGATGATGCTGTTGCCATTGATTCCAGCAAGCCCTGGCTGGGGCCATCTAACCCGTAGGGGCAAAGGAGGCCCCAGAGACATCAAGCCTTTAAATTCTTTTATATTACaaaacagcagtgtcctctccctAATTAAGGTTTAAActtgctgtcaaaaaaaaaaaaaataatctaatttttctGTTAGCTCACCATCAGCGGGGGATGGCTGGTGCCCACCATACTGGCCTGAcaacctttctgcttttcttcccaacAGTTCAGCCCCTTGTGCTGCTCCCCAAATCCTCTGCACCAAAATATGGCCTTCtcccttgggaaaagaaaaaaaaggaaaacagacaggGAGAAGCTGGAAAGCAGCGGGAAGTGTAGGAAACATGGGGGGAAAGCACCATGGATGGCTCCgaggggcaggcagcagctgggatggtggtggcccagccccatggctccagACCAAGTGACCATACAATTTATCCTCTCTGTAATACATTTGTAGGCGGCTGGTTTCTTTTACGGAACACCCTTATTTTTAATCCCCCAaactagatatatttttttttatcactgggGGCCAGAGCCATTG comes from Numenius arquata chromosome 3, bNumArq3.hap1.1, whole genome shotgun sequence and encodes:
- the RPRM gene encoding protein reprimo, yielding MNGSAAAGGGGTAAAGLLAGTGSAALELERALRCCTAASVVTDGGGGGGGGAAAAEERSLYIMRVVQIAVMCVLALTVVFGIFFLGCNLLIKSEGMINFLVKDRRPSKEVEAVVVGPY